The sequence AGGCCCGTGAACTGAACGCCGCCACTCGCGGCGGCAACGGCACCCCGCAGATGTCACTCGCGCTCGGCGAACTGGTCGCGCAGGAAGCCGAGGTTCGGCAACAGGCGCTCGCCACGGGCATCGTCGAGGCTCTGCGCCCGTACGCGCGCGACGAGACCCTCTCTCCCCCCGGCGGCCGTGACTTCCTCAACATCTCCTTCCTGGTCCCGGCGGACGAGGAGGAAATGTTCCAAGCCACGGGGAGCAGACTGGCCAACCAACTGGGCGAGGAATGCGAGGTCCGACTACGCGGCCCTCTGCCCCCGTACAGTTTCGTCTGAGAGGCGCAGCTCATGGGCCTGCTGTCTCAGCTCCTCACCTTCCCGCTGGCGCCCGTGCGGGGTGTGGGCTGGGTTGTCGACCGGGTGGTCGAGGCCGCCGAGCGGGAGTACTACGACCCCGAGCCCGTCGAGCGTGAACTGGCCGCGCTGGAGCGAGCCCTGCTTGAGGGCCGCATCGATCAGAAGACCTTCGACGAGCACGAGGGCCGGCTCCTCGACCGTCTGGAGGAGATCACAGCCTACTGGCGGGGCGACCACGCTCCCTGAGCTGGAATCGAGGTGGCTGCGGTGTCGGAATCCCCCGCGAACCGGCTGAGCGCGTACCCGTCCAGGGCCGCGCCCTCGTACGGCTACGGACAAGGTTCCTCCGCCAACCTGGCCGACATCCTCGAGCGCGTCCTGGACAAGGGAATCGTCATCGCCGGGGACATCCGGATCAATCTCCTGGACATCGAGTTGCTCACCGTCAAACTCCGGCTCATCGTCGCCTCCGTCGACAAGGCCAAGGAAATGGGAATTGACTGGTGGGAGCACGATCCGTCGCTTTCCTCCCGGTCTGGCGAGCGTGCACTGGCCGAAGAGAACAGACGGTTGCACGCAGAGATCGAGTCGCTGAAAGGCGAGCGTGAGCTGCCGCCCGACGAGGAGCGGACCGCCGCGCGGCGCCGCCCGAGATCCTCCACCACGCGACACCGGAACGGGACTGCCGATGACTGAACCGGTCACCTATGCCTACGCCGTACTACGCACAGCAGAGGGGCTTGCTGAGGCCCTGGGCGATGTGAAGGGTGTGGCAGGGGCGTCCGTTCGCCTGGTACGGGAAGAATCCGGGAGTGAACTGACGGCTGCCGTCAGTTCGGTGCCCGCCCAGGACTTCCAGGAGAGCGCCCTGCGACGCCATCTGGAGGACCTGGACTGGCTCGAGGCCGTCGCCCGCGCCCACCACGCGGTGATCGAGGCCCTAGCCGCGCGTACCACCGTCCTGCCCCTGCGGCTCGCCACGGTGTACCTGGACGACACACGGGTGGGGGCCATGCTGCGCGAGGAGGCGGACGGGCTCTCCCGCGCTCTTCGGCGGCTGGCAGGACATCTCGAATGGGGTGTGAAGATCTACGTGGAGCCGCAGCCGGACGCGCAGGCCACCGATGAGGCGGGCGCGGTCGGCCCGGCCGGCGGGCTCAGTCCGGGCAGGGCCTATCTGCGCGCTCGCCGCTCCCAGCGGCACTCGCGCGACGAGGCCTACAAGGCCGCCCGGCAGGCCGCCGAACGCGTCGAAGCGATCGGCCACACCATGGCGGCGGGCCACGCCCGGCACCGGGTACAGCAAGGAGAACTCGCCGCTGACGCCGACGAGAACGTCGTCAACGACGCCTACCTCCTCTCGCGTGAGGCGGCGGCAGGCTTCCGCACGCGGGTGCTTGAGGTTGCCCAGGGACTGTCCGGCGTGCGGATCGACGTCACTGGACCCTGGGCGCCGTACTCCTTCGTCGCCCAGCCGGGGACGCAGACATCCCCAACGGACCCGGCGCCATGAACGACGTGACGCACCCGCCCGGGGCCGAGCCGCTGGCGCAGCGCCAGGTGGCCCTCATCGACCTGCTCGACCGCCTGCTGAGCGGCGGCGTCGTCCTCACCGGGGACGTGGTCCTGTCGATCGCCGACATCGACCTGGTGCGCATCTCATTGCGGGCCCTGATCGTCTCTGTGAGCGCCCAGAACCCGTCACCGTGGATGACGCCGACACGCCCTGGGGAGGCGTCATGACGGGTGTGGTCGCCGGGGGCGGGCACACCGATCCCCCCGACCGTCTGGGCGAGGTCGCCGAAGCGGCCGCCCGGGCCTGCCGGCTGCTGTCCGCGGTACCCGAGGTCACCACACCGGCCCGACCGTCACCGCGCCCCGCCCGCCGCATCAGTACCGACCCGGACACCGTCGAACGGGACCTGGTCAGGCTTGTCCTCACCCTGGTTGAACTGCTGCGGCAACTCATGGAGCGCCAGGCGTTGCATCGCGTTGACCAAGGCGATCTCACCGAGGAGCAGGAAGAGCGGCTCGGTTGCACTCTCATGATCCTCCACGACCGGATGTCCGAGCTGTGCACCCGCTACGGCCTGACCATGGAGGACCTCAACCTGGACTTGGGCCCGCTCGGCCCCCTCCTTCCCCCTGATCGCGCAAGTGACACCCCTCCCTGAGCGGTCCCGCGGTCGTGATCATGTAAACGGTGCGAGACGCGTTCCCACCGCAGTGACTGCTGTTTTCCTGCGAGATATGGGGTACCCGACGTGGGTGTCCACATCCTCCGATGGCTAGGAGAGTGAACAACGATGGCCGTAGAGAAAAAGGCCAAGGGCAAGATTGAAGAAGCCGCAGGCAAGACCAAAGAGGCGGTCGGACGCACCGTGGGCAACGAGCGGCTGACAGCCGAAGGACAGGCCAAGAAGTCGAAGGGCGCAGCGCGCCAGGCCAAGGAGAAGACCAAGGACGTCTTCAAGCACTGATCAGGAAAGTCCTGGGCGGGATCCCTGAAATCCGGATCCCGCCCTCTCTGGGGTCAAGTCGCACGTCACCAGTCTGATCCAGCAGGGCTCATGCCATAAAGAGCGTCCGGATCGGAGGCAGACGGCACGCCATCAAAATCACCAGTAGTGACGTCGGCCGGCGACTGCGTGCCCCATTGATCCCATGGCCCACAACGCGATTCCGACCACAGCCAGAATGAGGCCTATGGTCCAGAGGATCGATATTCCTGTGACGAAACCGACTATGAGTAGAACGATTCCGAGTGCGATCATGACGTGCCTCCTGCAGTGGGTGATGGCTCCTCCTTCACGGGTTCCCCGAAAATGGTTCCTTTCGTCGGCGGTGCGGCGAAAATCTGAAGCACGCTCAATCCCGTAGTGTCGATCCGTAATGCCGATGGCCCGCTCGTTGGCGGCAGGGCGACCTCGTGAGCTGGCCCGTGAGGGCGCCTGGGTATCCATCGGCCAGTGACCGGGCCCCGTCGTCGGACCTGGCCCTGTCCCCGACATCCGCGAGCGCGGGGGACCGTCGATCCGTGATGTCACGACTGGTCCTGCGCTGTGCCGTGAAGTGCCACATCCGAAGGCGGCTGCCTCCCTACGGGGAAGCAGCAGTGTTCGACGTCGGCGGCACTTCGGGCCTCAGTCGTCCTGCGCACGCACCGAGTGACGTGCACCCGGCCTATGAATGCTCCCGGCCTTGGAGTATCGGGCGCCGGGTCTGGCCTCCGCGGGTGCGGTGCCGGGGGTGTCCGTCGGCCAGACGTGTTCGGGCGACGGCTGCCGTGAGCTGTCTTTGTACCGGGTCCGGCAGAGACGTTCCCTGCACGGTGGTGACAACGTCTTCGGCCTGCCTCAGGTGGGGAGATTTCCCCCGAAACCGTCGAACGGACTGGCCGGGTGCCTCAGCCCTGGGTTTTGCCCGGGAGCCGTTCATCGGGCGACGAGGGCTTGGAAGCCGCCATGGCTCACGCGTGCGCCGCGTCTGGGGTGGCGTGGTCGGTGATCCAGCGGTCGACGCGGGCCCACTGGGTGAGCAGCCACTCGCTGCGGGCAGCGTCGCCCAGTGGGACGCGGCTTGCGGGTATGCGCCACCAGCGTGCCCGCACGCCGTCGCGGAGCGGCAGCTGGCTCCAAACGGTGCGCGCCGAGTGCACGACGTCGAGGCCGGTGTGGGCGACGAAGACCACGTCGGCCGCGGGCGCGGCGGCGATCGCGGCGAGTGCGCCGGCGTCCAGCGGTGGGAGGACATGGTGCATCTGTTCCGCGCGGGATGCCCGGCGCAGCAATCCCCGGCGGCGCAGTGAGGCGATCGCGCGCCGGCGGCGGCGCGGTGTGAAGTTGCCGCCCTCCGGAAAGATCACGAGGGCGTCGCCCGGTCCCAGCTTGGCCGCCAGGTCCGCGATCGCGTCCTCGGCGCGGCCGTCGAGGGGCGGGAGGAAGCAGTGGGGGACCCGCCCGATGAGGACGTCGAGAGCGGGGTCGGCGCGTAGCGTTCGCTTCAGAACGGTGTGCGGGCGCAACCCGGCCTGGCTGAGCAATATCTGGAGCAGCAGGAAGGAGTCACCGACCCCGGCATGCCGTACGAAGACCAGGACCGGTACCACGGCGTGTCCGGTCCCGCCTGGTGGCGGGGGCCTCACTTCCACCTGGAGCCGGAAGACTCGCTCGCCCGCGCGTCGTAGCAGCCGCAGCAGCCGCTCCAGCACGGCGAATGCGTCCGCGGCGCGTCGCTCCTCGCGGTTCTGTTTGTCGGGCAGCTGTCGCACCCACAGAACGGCGGCGGCCATCAGCCCGGCCAACTCCACCAGGAGGTAGAAAACCGCGAAGCTGGTGATCCGCACCGGTCTCCAGGGGCCGCGTGTGGCGAGGGAGACCGGCGCGCAGAGCACGCCTGCGGCGACGACGAGCGTGGCCACCGTCGGGATGAGGGCGAACAGCAGCGTCACGGTGGCTGTGCGGCGCAGCCCGGTTACCAGCGCCCCGGCCAGCCGCGCCTCGTGTCTTCGGGACGTACTCGCATCGGTCATGGCTCGCCGTCGGGTGTGCTGAGAGCGGTCTCGAGATAGCGGGAGGAGGCGGCGTAGGCGCGCTCGATGCGCTCGGCGGTCCGGCCGAAGCTGCGGTGGCGCAACTGCCGCAGTGTGGCTGTGCCTTCTTCGGGACCCGAGCCTGACGGCAGCACGCGGACCGTGACACCGGGCGGCAGGTCCGCCATGTCGCGGGCGAATCGGTGTCTGCGAGCGATCTCGAACGCCACCAGCGCCACCTGCCAGGGGGCCCGCGGCGGGCAGAGGGCTCGCTCGACACGGCCGACCTGCAGCACATAGACCTCGGTCGCACCGAGGGCCACCGCGCGTCCGACGGGGATGCTGTTGACCAGACCGCCGTCGACGTAGTGCTCGCCGTCAAGGGGGACAGGCGGCAGCAGCCCGGGTACTGCGCACGAAGCGAGCACGGCATCCACCAGCGGCCCGGCGGCGAACCAGTGCTCGGCGGCCCGCTCGATGTTCGCCGCCACGCACTGGAACGGCAGGGCCAGATCTTCGATGTCTGTCACCGGAAGGTGGGAGGAGAGCAGTTCGCGCAGCGGTGTGGGGTGGTACATGTGAGTGCCACTGCGCGCGACGGTACTCATCCGTCTGAGCAGCGATCCGGAGAACACTCCGGCACGTCCGAGGCCGGTCCACAGGTCGGCGAGCCGGGCCACCGACGCCCGCGACGGATCGGCGGCGACGGCTGCGCCGTTGATCGCGCCGACGGAGGTGCCCACGACGAGGTTCGGGTGTACGGCGGCGGCGAAGAGCGCCTTGAGCATGCCGACCTCGTAGGCGCCGAGCGCACCGCCGCCGCCCAGCACGAAGGCGCGGGTCGGTGGGTGGGCTGGACGGCTGTCCTCCATGGCCGAAGGGTGCCCCGGTACGGCGCCGTCAACCACTGCGCGAGAGCCGACGGCGCCGACTGTCAAATGACCAGGACCCGGCGCCCGCGCGTGTGGCCGGACTGGCTGTCCATGTGCGCCGCCGCGGCCTCGGCCAGCGGGTACGACTTCTCGACCGGGATGCGCAGCTTTCCCCGCGAGATGAGGCCGACGGCCTCGGCGAGCGCTTCCGGCATGCTCCCGGCCACGCCGGAGAATCGGACACCGAGCGCCGGCGCACCGAGATCGGCGATGGAGATCACCTTCCGCGGATCCCCGGTCAGCCCGACGAGCTCCCGGATCACGCCCGAGCCGGCCAGATCGAGGGCTGCGTCGACATGTCCGAGCCGGCGCACCCGCGCGACCCAGCCCTCGCCGTACGTCGTGGCGAGGGCGCCCAGGCCGCGCAGATAGTCCTGGTTCGCAGCCCCAGCCGTGCCGATCACCGTGATCCCGCGGTCGCGGGCGATCTGCAACACCGCCGACCCGACTCCCCCGGCCGCACCGCTGACCAGCAGCGTCTGCCCGGACCGTACGCCGACCTCGCGGATGATGCGCAGCGCGGTCTCCACCACGGAGGGGTAACCGGCCGCCTCTTCGAACGTCAGCCCCTCGGGCATACGGGCCCAGGCCGACAGCACGGCGAACTCGGCATAGGTGCTTGAGCCTTCGCCGAACACGTGGTCTCCGACCCCGACGCCTGCTACGCCCTCGCCGACCTCGTCCACCACCCCGGAGGCGTCCAGTCCGACCCCGGAGG comes from Streptomyces sp. FXJ1.172 and encodes:
- a CDS encoding gas vesicle protein GvpG, which encodes MGLLSQLLTFPLAPVRGVGWVVDRVVEAAEREYYDPEPVERELAALERALLEGRIDQKTFDEHEGRLLDRLEEITAYWRGDHAP
- a CDS encoding gas vesicle protein; protein product: MSESPANRLSAYPSRAAPSYGYGQGSSANLADILERVLDKGIVIAGDIRINLLDIELLTVKLRLIVASVDKAKEMGIDWWEHDPSLSSRSGERALAEENRRLHAEIESLKGERELPPDEERTAARRRPRSSTTRHRNGTADD
- a CDS encoding GvpL/GvpF family gas vesicle protein, which encodes MTEPVTYAYAVLRTAEGLAEALGDVKGVAGASVRLVREESGSELTAAVSSVPAQDFQESALRRHLEDLDWLEAVARAHHAVIEALAARTTVLPLRLATVYLDDTRVGAMLREEADGLSRALRRLAGHLEWGVKIYVEPQPDAQATDEAGAVGPAGGLSPGRAYLRARRSQRHSRDEAYKAARQAAERVEAIGHTMAAGHARHRVQQGELAADADENVVNDAYLLSREAAAGFRTRVLEVAQGLSGVRIDVTGPWAPYSFVAQPGTQTSPTDPAP
- a CDS encoding gas vesicle protein, translated to MNDVTHPPGAEPLAQRQVALIDLLDRLLSGGVVLTGDVVLSIADIDLVRISLRALIVSVSAQNPSPWMTPTRPGEAS
- a CDS encoding gas vesicle protein K; the protein is MTGVVAGGGHTDPPDRLGEVAEAAARACRLLSAVPEVTTPARPSPRPARRISTDPDTVERDLVRLVLTLVELLRQLMERQALHRVDQGDLTEEQEERLGCTLMILHDRMSELCTRYGLTMEDLNLDLGPLGPLLPPDRASDTPP
- a CDS encoding CsbD family protein; protein product: MAVEKKAKGKIEEAAGKTKEAVGRTVGNERLTAEGQAKKSKGAARQAKEKTKDVFKH
- a CDS encoding DUF6131 family protein is translated as MIALGIVLLIVGFVTGISILWTIGLILAVVGIALWAMGSMGHAVAGRRHYW
- a CDS encoding 1-acyl-sn-glycerol-3-phosphate acyltransferase, which translates into the protein MTDASTSRRHEARLAGALVTGLRRTATVTLLFALIPTVATLVVAAGVLCAPVSLATRGPWRPVRITSFAVFYLLVELAGLMAAAVLWVRQLPDKQNREERRAADAFAVLERLLRLLRRAGERVFRLQVEVRPPPPGGTGHAVVPVLVFVRHAGVGDSFLLLQILLSQAGLRPHTVLKRTLRADPALDVLIGRVPHCFLPPLDGRAEDAIADLAAKLGPGDALVIFPEGGNFTPRRRRRAIASLRRRGLLRRASRAEQMHHVLPPLDAGALAAIAAAPAADVVFVAHTGLDVVHSARTVWSQLPLRDGVRARWWRIPASRVPLGDAARSEWLLTQWARVDRWITDHATPDAAHA
- a CDS encoding patatin-like phospholipase family protein, which translates into the protein MEDSRPAHPPTRAFVLGGGGALGAYEVGMLKALFAAAVHPNLVVGTSVGAINGAAVAADPSRASVARLADLWTGLGRAGVFSGSLLRRMSTVARSGTHMYHPTPLRELLSSHLPVTDIEDLALPFQCVAANIERAAEHWFAAGPLVDAVLASCAVPGLLPPVPLDGEHYVDGGLVNSIPVGRAVALGATEVYVLQVGRVERALCPPRAPWQVALVAFEIARRHRFARDMADLPPGVTVRVLPSGSGPEEGTATLRQLRHRSFGRTAERIERAYAASSRYLETALSTPDGEP
- a CDS encoding NADP-dependent oxidoreductase, which translates into the protein MKRVSFAEFGGPDVLRLLDAEEPHAGPGQVRIAVRAAGVNPVDWRIREGQILGAHPVELPSGVGLDASGVVDEVGEGVAGVGVGDHVFGEGSSTYAEFAVLSAWARMPEGLTFEEAAGYPSVVETALRIIREVGVRSGQTLLVSGAAGGVGSAVLQIARDRGITVIGTAGAANQDYLRGLGALATTYGEGWVARVRRLGHVDAALDLAGSGVIRELVGLTGDPRKVISIADLGAPALGVRFSGVAGSMPEALAEAVGLISRGKLRIPVEKSYPLAEAAAAHMDSQSGHTRGRRVLVI